The Corynebacterium qintianiae genome has a window encoding:
- the trxA gene encoding thioredoxin, whose product MHAPIDVTQATFKSEVVDAEMPVVVDFWAQWCGPCKKLSPLLDEIADEMGGAVKVVKVDVDAERTLGAMFQVMSIPTVMIFKDGAAVDTLVGLQPKDELVSRIQQQL is encoded by the coding sequence ATGCACGCACCGATTGATGTCACGCAGGCAACCTTCAAGTCCGAGGTTGTGGACGCCGAAATGCCGGTGGTAGTGGACTTCTGGGCCCAGTGGTGCGGCCCCTGCAAGAAGCTCAGCCCCCTCCTGGACGAGATCGCGGACGAGATGGGCGGGGCCGTGAAGGTGGTCAAGGTCGACGTCGACGCCGAACGCACCCTCGGCGCGATGTTCCAGGTCATGTCGATCCCGACGGTGATGATTTTCAAGGACGGCGCGGCCGTCGACACGCTCGTCGGGCTGCAGCCGAAGGACGAGCTCGTTTCGCGGATTCAGCAGCAACTCTGA
- the trxB gene encoding thioredoxin-disulfide reductase: MTNPGFNFVVPTTNEPDETAKAASIDTAANEVRDLIVIGSGPAGYTAALYAARAELKPLVFEGYEFGGELMNTTEVENYPGFQNGIMGPDLMMEMRAQAERFGAELTPELVDRVELSGDVKKVYVGETEYRARAVILATGAAPRYLGIPGEAELTGRGVSTCATCDGFFFKDQHIAVVGGGDSAMEEANFLTRFGSKVSIIHRSENFRASQIMLERARANEKIEFVTHTIVEEVVEAGGKVAGLKVKNVQTGESSVLDATAMFVAIGHDPRSGFLGGQVATDKAGYVAVEQPSTKTNVPGVFACGDLVDNYYRQAITAAGSGCRASIDAEHYLAGLQ, encoded by the coding sequence ATGACCAATCCAGGCTTCAACTTTGTTGTGCCCACCACCAACGAGCCCGATGAGACCGCCAAGGCCGCTTCCATTGACACCGCGGCGAATGAGGTGCGCGACCTCATCGTGATCGGTTCCGGACCCGCCGGCTACACCGCCGCCCTCTACGCAGCACGCGCTGAGCTGAAGCCCCTGGTGTTCGAGGGCTACGAGTTCGGCGGCGAGCTGATGAACACCACCGAGGTGGAAAACTACCCCGGGTTCCAGAACGGCATCATGGGCCCGGACCTGATGATGGAGATGCGCGCCCAGGCCGAGCGCTTCGGTGCCGAGCTCACCCCGGAGCTGGTCGACCGCGTCGAGCTCAGCGGCGACGTGAAGAAGGTCTACGTGGGGGAGACGGAGTACCGCGCCCGCGCCGTCATCCTCGCCACCGGCGCCGCCCCGCGCTACCTCGGCATTCCCGGCGAGGCCGAGCTGACCGGCCGCGGTGTGTCCACCTGTGCCACCTGCGACGGGTTCTTCTTCAAAGACCAGCACATCGCCGTTGTCGGTGGCGGCGACTCCGCGATGGAAGAGGCCAACTTCCTCACCCGTTTCGGGTCCAAGGTCTCTATCATCCACCGCTCCGAGAACTTCCGCGCCTCCCAGATCATGCTGGAGCGCGCCCGGGCAAACGAGAAGATCGAGTTCGTCACCCACACCATCGTCGAAGAGGTTGTCGAGGCCGGCGGCAAGGTCGCCGGGCTGAAAGTGAAGAACGTGCAGACGGGGGAGAGCTCCGTGCTCGACGCCACCGCGATGTTCGTCGCCATCGGACACGACCCGCGCTCCGGTTTCCTCGGTGGCCAGGTCGCGACAGACAAGGCCGGTTACGTTGCGGTGGAGCAGCCGTCGACCAAGACGAACGTGCCGGGCGTGTTCGCCTGCGGCGACCTGGTGGACAACTACTACCGCCAGGCCATCACCGCGGCCGGCTCCGGTTGCCGCGCGTCCATCGACGCTGAGCACTACCTCGCGGGGCTACAGTAA